In the Ipomoea triloba cultivar NCNSP0323 chromosome 6, ASM357664v1 genome, one interval contains:
- the LOC116022837 gene encoding uncharacterized protein LOC116022837: MSEFGRSNRRGRFELLSDFWIALQLSAYKSCPLCESTSDHSFLDCPVAVSRQIPLCEYLLQVLCQWHHPACHLMLLFLPKSFINKESRNKKNWYALYLKIWRT; the protein is encoded by the exons ATGTCAGAATTTGGCCGATCGAATCGACGG GGCCGCTTTGAACTCCTCTCAGACTTCTGGATTGCCCTGCAGCTGTCAGCATATAAATCTTGCCCTCTTTGTGAATCTACCTCAG ATCATTCCTTTCTGGATTGCCCTGTAGCTGTCAGCAGACAAATCCCTCTTTGTGAATACCTGCTacag GTTCTGTGTCAATGGCATCATCCGGCGTGCCATTTGATGTTATTATTTCTACCAAAGAGCTTCATAAACAAAGAGTCGAGGAACAAAAAGAATTGGTATGCTCTTTACTTAAAAATCTGGAGGACTTGA